The following are from one region of the Anomaloglossus baeobatrachus isolate aAnoBae1 chromosome 1, aAnoBae1.hap1, whole genome shotgun sequence genome:
- the TRMT10A gene encoding tRNA methyltransferase 10 homolog A isoform X1, translated as MDTESSVLLESNKPTILSTNNEGSKNGDGLPADSTNLESVDGHKGPDVMSKRQMKKLMKQKQWEDQRELRKQKRKEKRQKRKLVRQAQVTQNVEDHLHKRVRREILPSNVRLVIDCSFDDLMALRDVKKLNKQIRRCYAENRRAIHPVQLYLTSHGGQLKSNMEEYDKGWINWKDINIKCEHYKDLMKPEDLVYLTSDSPEVLHELDETKAYIIGGLVDHNHHKGLTYKQALELGISHAQLPLGSFVKMNSRKVLAVNHVFEIILAFLEKKDWKKAFFSVLPQRKGAVPIDEASEAPAEVLSAQEDEEELDSDSDLDDMTQTESKNNGNNNDS; from the exons ATGGACACAGAGTCATCAGTCCTCTTGGAGAGCAATAAACCTACCATACTATCCACTAACAACGAGGGAAGCAAAAATGGCGATGGTCTCCCTGCAGACAGCACCAATCTAGAATCTGTGGATGGCCACAAAGGACCCGATGTCATGTCCAAGAGGCAAATGAAGAAACTAATGAAACAAAAGCAATGGGAAGACCAAAGAGAGCTCCGCAA GCAGAAACGAAAAGAAAAAAGGCAGAAGAGAAAGCTGGTGCGCCAGGCCCAAGTGACCCAGAACGTAGAAGACCACCTCCACAAGAGAGTGCGCAGGGAGATCCTGCCCAGTAACGTGCGACTTGTAATAGATTGTAGCTTTGATGATTTAATGGCGTTGAGG GATGTGAAAAAGTTAAACAAACAGATACGAAGGTGTTATGCAGAAAATCGCAGGGCAATTCATCCCGTTCAG CTTTATCTAACAAGCCATGGTGGACAGCTGAAAAGTAACATGGAGGAATATGACAAGGGTTGGATCAATTGGAAG gaTATCAATATTAAGTGTGAGCATTACAAAGATCTCATGAAGCCTGAAGACCTGGTGTATCTTACATCTGATTCCCCTGAAGTACTCCATGAGCTAGATGAAACCAAAGCTTACATCATTGGGGGCCTTGTAGATCATAACCATCATAAG GGCCTCACTTATAAACAAGCATTAGAACTTGGGATCAGCCATGCTCAGCTTCCTCTGGGGAGTTTTGTGAAAATGAATAGCCGCAAAGTTCTAGCAGTGAACCATG TGTTTGAGATAATACTGGCTTTCTTGGAGAAGAAAGACTGGAAGAAAGCCTTTTTCTCGGTTCTACCTCAGCGCAAGGGGGCAGTACCCATTGACGAGGCATCCGAAGCTCCAGCAGAAGTCTTATCTGCGCAAGAGGATGAGGAAGAATTAGACAGTGATTCTGACCTCGATGATATGACACAGACAGAATCCAAAAACAATGGAAATAACAATGACAGTTGA
- the TRMT10A gene encoding tRNA methyltransferase 10 homolog A isoform X2 gives MDTESSVLLESNKPTILSTNNEGSKNGDGLPADSTNLESVDGHKGPDVMSKRQMKKLMKQKQWEDQRELRKQKRKEKRQKRKLVRQAQVTQNVEDHLHKRVRREILPSNVRLVIDCSFDDLMALRLYLTSHGGQLKSNMEEYDKGWINWKDINIKCEHYKDLMKPEDLVYLTSDSPEVLHELDETKAYIIGGLVDHNHHKGLTYKQALELGISHAQLPLGSFVKMNSRKVLAVNHVFEIILAFLEKKDWKKAFFSVLPQRKGAVPIDEASEAPAEVLSAQEDEEELDSDSDLDDMTQTESKNNGNNNDS, from the exons ATGGACACAGAGTCATCAGTCCTCTTGGAGAGCAATAAACCTACCATACTATCCACTAACAACGAGGGAAGCAAAAATGGCGATGGTCTCCCTGCAGACAGCACCAATCTAGAATCTGTGGATGGCCACAAAGGACCCGATGTCATGTCCAAGAGGCAAATGAAGAAACTAATGAAACAAAAGCAATGGGAAGACCAAAGAGAGCTCCGCAA GCAGAAACGAAAAGAAAAAAGGCAGAAGAGAAAGCTGGTGCGCCAGGCCCAAGTGACCCAGAACGTAGAAGACCACCTCCACAAGAGAGTGCGCAGGGAGATCCTGCCCAGTAACGTGCGACTTGTAATAGATTGTAGCTTTGATGATTTAATGGCGTTGAGG CTTTATCTAACAAGCCATGGTGGACAGCTGAAAAGTAACATGGAGGAATATGACAAGGGTTGGATCAATTGGAAG gaTATCAATATTAAGTGTGAGCATTACAAAGATCTCATGAAGCCTGAAGACCTGGTGTATCTTACATCTGATTCCCCTGAAGTACTCCATGAGCTAGATGAAACCAAAGCTTACATCATTGGGGGCCTTGTAGATCATAACCATCATAAG GGCCTCACTTATAAACAAGCATTAGAACTTGGGATCAGCCATGCTCAGCTTCCTCTGGGGAGTTTTGTGAAAATGAATAGCCGCAAAGTTCTAGCAGTGAACCATG TGTTTGAGATAATACTGGCTTTCTTGGAGAAGAAAGACTGGAAGAAAGCCTTTTTCTCGGTTCTACCTCAGCGCAAGGGGGCAGTACCCATTGACGAGGCATCCGAAGCTCCAGCAGAAGTCTTATCTGCGCAAGAGGATGAGGAAGAATTAGACAGTGATTCTGACCTCGATGATATGACACAGACAGAATCCAAAAACAATGGAAATAACAATGACAGTTGA
- the TRMT10A gene encoding tRNA methyltransferase 10 homolog A isoform X3: MDTESSVLLESNKPTILSTNNEGSKNGDGLPADSTNLESVDGHKGPDVMSKRQMKKLMKQKQWEDQRELRKQKRKEKRQKRKLVRQAQVTQNVEDHLHKRVRREILPSNLYLTSHGGQLKSNMEEYDKGWINWKDINIKCEHYKDLMKPEDLVYLTSDSPEVLHELDETKAYIIGGLVDHNHHKGLTYKQALELGISHAQLPLGSFVKMNSRKVLAVNHVFEIILAFLEKKDWKKAFFSVLPQRKGAVPIDEASEAPAEVLSAQEDEEELDSDSDLDDMTQTESKNNGNNNDS, translated from the exons ATGGACACAGAGTCATCAGTCCTCTTGGAGAGCAATAAACCTACCATACTATCCACTAACAACGAGGGAAGCAAAAATGGCGATGGTCTCCCTGCAGACAGCACCAATCTAGAATCTGTGGATGGCCACAAAGGACCCGATGTCATGTCCAAGAGGCAAATGAAGAAACTAATGAAACAAAAGCAATGGGAAGACCAAAGAGAGCTCCGCAA GCAGAAACGAAAAGAAAAAAGGCAGAAGAGAAAGCTGGTGCGCCAGGCCCAAGTGACCCAGAACGTAGAAGACCACCTCCACAAGAGAGTGCGCAGGGAGATCCTGCCCAGTAAC CTTTATCTAACAAGCCATGGTGGACAGCTGAAAAGTAACATGGAGGAATATGACAAGGGTTGGATCAATTGGAAG gaTATCAATATTAAGTGTGAGCATTACAAAGATCTCATGAAGCCTGAAGACCTGGTGTATCTTACATCTGATTCCCCTGAAGTACTCCATGAGCTAGATGAAACCAAAGCTTACATCATTGGGGGCCTTGTAGATCATAACCATCATAAG GGCCTCACTTATAAACAAGCATTAGAACTTGGGATCAGCCATGCTCAGCTTCCTCTGGGGAGTTTTGTGAAAATGAATAGCCGCAAAGTTCTAGCAGTGAACCATG TGTTTGAGATAATACTGGCTTTCTTGGAGAAGAAAGACTGGAAGAAAGCCTTTTTCTCGGTTCTACCTCAGCGCAAGGGGGCAGTACCCATTGACGAGGCATCCGAAGCTCCAGCAGAAGTCTTATCTGCGCAAGAGGATGAGGAAGAATTAGACAGTGATTCTGACCTCGATGATATGACACAGACAGAATCCAAAAACAATGGAAATAACAATGACAGTTGA